AATTCTTTTTTAAATCTTTGCTATTTTTAAGTTGAACAGATTTTATTCCATAAGCTTCTCCAATTTTTATAAAATCTGGGTTATAACTCAAATCTACTGACGAATATCTTCTGCTATGGAATAATTCTTGCCACTGTCTAACCATACCAAGATAAGAATTATTAAAAATGAATACTTTTACTGGTAAATTATATTGTTTCATTAACATTAACTCTTGGAAAGTCATTTGGAAACCACCATCTCCAATAATAGAGATAACTTTTTTATCTGGGTTAGCTACTTGAGCACCGATAGCAGCTGGTAGACCAAAGCCCATTGTCCCAGCTCCACCAGATGTAATTATTGAATGTGGATTTTCATAAGTTAAATATTGAGCTGACCACATTTGATGTTGACCAACATCAGTTGAAATTATAGCATTTCCTTTTGTAATTTTATCAATTTCAGATAGAACTTCTTGAGCTAGAAGAATATCTTCATTCTTTTTCTTAAAAATTAAAGAGTATTCTTTTTTCCACTCTTTAATTTGATTTATCCATTCTGTATGATTTAATTTTGGGACTTGGACTAATAAGTCATTTAAAACATTTTTAAGATCTCCAACTATTGGAACATCTATTAATTTATTTTTTCCTATTTCAGCTGGATCTATATCTATGTGTATAATTTTTGCATTTGGAATAAACTTTTCAGGATTTCCAGTAACTCTATCATCAAATCTCATTCCAGCTGCAATTATTAAATCAGCTTCAGCTGCACTGTAGTTAGCATAAGTTGTTCCATGCATTCCTATCATACCTAAAGATAAATCATGACTACCAGGTAAAGAGCCTAAACCTAAAAGTGTCATAGCAACTGGAATATTTGTTTTTTCAATAAACTCTTTTAATTCCTCTGTTGCATTAGCTTTTATAATTCCAGCTCCAGCAATAATTAAAGGTCTTTTTGCTTCTTTTATCATTTTAGTAGCTGTTTTTATTTGTCCTTTATGACCTTCGTAGACAGGATTATATCCTTCAAGATGAAAAGCCTTATCATATAATTTTTTAAAATCCTCATAAGGAATCTCTTGTAGTTGTATATCTCTAGGAATATCTACAAGAACTGGTCCAGGTCTACCTGTTGTAGCAATGTAGTATGCTTCTTTTAGTATTCTAGGTAAATCCTTAATGTCTTGAACTAAATAATTTGTTTTAGTTATAGGAACTGTAATACCAACTATATCTGACTCCTGAAATGCATCTTTTCCAAGAAGAGTACTACTAACTTGTCCTGTTATAGCAAGTAAGGGAATAGAGTCCATATGGGCTGTCATAATTCCTGTGACTAAATTTGTAGCTCCTGGTCCAGAAGTAGCTAGACATACTCCTATTTTTCCAGATGAACGGGCATATCCGTCAGCCTCATGAACTGCTCCTTGTTCATGCCTTGCAAAATAATGGTTAATATCTTTAAAGCTATATAGTTCATCATATATAGGAATAACTGCTCCACCTGGATAGCCAAATATATCTTTTATTCCAAGCTTTGCTAGACATTCTAATAAAATTCTAGCACCTTTTATCATTTTATCAGCCATAACAAACTCCTTCATTTTTTTTAATATTCAGAATTTAATCTCACAATTTCATAGCCGTTGCTTTTAAATTCTTCAGTAATTTTCTTAATATGTTCTTCTCCATTTGTTTCAACAGTAACTTGTAATTCAACATCTTTAAATCTTGTTAAGTTTTTAAATTGGTTATGTTCAAGTTTGATAACATTAGCATTTTGTTTTGCTAAAAGTTCAGAAACTTTTAAAAGTTCTCCAGGTTTATCGTTTAGTTGAACAGAGAAAGTAAAGATTCTTCCTCTCATAACAAGACCTTTATTTATCATAGAAGAGATAGTTAAAACATCTATGTTCCCTCCACTTAGAACAGAAACAATCTTTTTATTAGTAACATCTAATTTCTTAACAGCTGCAACGGATAAAATTCCAGAGTTTTCAGCTATAATTTTATGTTTTTCAACTAATAGTAGAAATGCTTCCATTAATTCATAATCAGAAACTGTAACGATTTCATCAACATATTTTTTTATATATTCAAAATTTATATTTCCTATTTTTTTAACAGCTGTACCATCGGCTATTGTATTTGCTTCTGCAAGTTCAATAACTTCTCCTTTTTTAATAGCTGCCAATGCACTTGCAGCACCTTCTGGCTCAACACCTATAACTTTGATTGATGGATTTTTTAACTTCGCAGCACAAGCTATTCCTGAGACTAATCCTCCACCACCAAGAGGTACAAGAATAATATCAGTATCTGGTAATTCGTCTAAAATTTCAAGAGCAATAGTTCCTTGACCTTCTAAGACATCTTCATCATCAAAAGGATGTACAAAAACATAACCTTCTTTTTCTTGAAGTTCTTTTGCATATTTAAAGGCATCGTCATAAACTTCCCCATGCAATATAACTTCTGCTCCATATTGTCTAGTTGCTTCAACTTTTATTAGTGGAGTATGCTTTGGCATAACTATAACAGCTTTTATACCTAATTTTTTGGCAGCATAGGCAACTCCTTGAGCATGATTTCCTGCAGATGAAGCTATAACTCCTTTACTTTTTTCTTCTTCAGATAACTTAGAAATTTTATTATATGCTCCTCTTATCTTAAAAGAACCAGTTTTTTGTAAATTTTCAGGCTTTATGTATATTTGATTTCCAGATTCTGTTGAAAATACTGGACTTTGAATTAGTTTCGTAGGAACGGTAACCGTTGATAATCTTTCTCTTGCTTCTATAAAATTATATAACTTGTGCATTTTTTATTTTTAGAAATTTTTATTTAAAAATTTCTTTCCTCCTCTCAATATTAATAAGTCAATAGTAGTTAAAATTTTATTCTTCGTAAATTGCTCCAGCGGCAGCAGATGAAACATGAGCTGCATATCTTTTTAAATATCCTTTTGCTCCAGATTCATAAGGTTTTAAATTAGCTTTTCTTCTAGAGATTTCTTCATCAGAAAGTTTTACATTTAATTTTCTATTAGGGATATCTATCTCAATGATATCTCCATCTTGAACTATAGCAATAGTTCCACCGGCAGCAGCTTCAGGAGACACATGCCCTATTGAAGCACCCCTAGTTGCTCCAGAAAATCTACCATCTGTGATAAGAGCAACATCTTTTCCAAGACCCATTCCAGCAATAGTTGCTGTTGGAGCAAGCATTTCTCTCATACCAGGTCCACCCTTAGGCC
Above is a window of Fusobacterium massiliense DNA encoding:
- the ilvB gene encoding biosynthetic-type acetolactate synthase large subunit codes for the protein MADKMIKGARILLECLAKLGIKDIFGYPGGAVIPIYDELYSFKDINHYFARHEQGAVHEADGYARSSGKIGVCLATSGPGATNLVTGIMTAHMDSIPLLAITGQVSSTLLGKDAFQESDIVGITVPITKTNYLVQDIKDLPRILKEAYYIATTGRPGPVLVDIPRDIQLQEIPYEDFKKLYDKAFHLEGYNPVYEGHKGQIKTATKMIKEAKRPLIIAGAGIIKANATEELKEFIEKTNIPVAMTLLGLGSLPGSHDLSLGMIGMHGTTYANYSAAEADLIIAAGMRFDDRVTGNPEKFIPNAKIIHIDIDPAEIGKNKLIDVPIVGDLKNVLNDLLVQVPKLNHTEWINQIKEWKKEYSLIFKKKNEDILLAQEVLSEIDKITKGNAIISTDVGQHQMWSAQYLTYENPHSIITSGGAGTMGFGLPAAIGAQVANPDKKVISIIGDGGFQMTFQELMLMKQYNLPVKVFIFNNSYLGMVRQWQELFHSRRYSSVDLSYNPDFIKIGEAYGIKSVQLKNSKDLKKNLKKILESNEPVLVECIIEKEENVYPMIPAGKDVTQIVGKRGVLENE
- the ilvA gene encoding threonine ammonia-lyase; amino-acid sequence: MHKLYNFIEARERLSTVTVPTKLIQSPVFSTESGNQIYIKPENLQKTGSFKIRGAYNKISKLSEEEKSKGVIASSAGNHAQGVAYAAKKLGIKAVIVMPKHTPLIKVEATRQYGAEVILHGEVYDDAFKYAKELQEKEGYVFVHPFDDEDVLEGQGTIALEILDELPDTDIILVPLGGGGLVSGIACAAKLKNPSIKVIGVEPEGAASALAAIKKGEVIELAEANTIADGTAVKKIGNINFEYIKKYVDEIVTVSDYELMEAFLLLVEKHKIIAENSGILSVAAVKKLDVTNKKIVSVLSGGNIDVLTISSMINKGLVMRGRIFTFSVQLNDKPGELLKVSELLAKQNANVIKLEHNQFKNLTRFKDVELQVTVETNGEEHIKKITEEFKSNGYEIVRLNSEY